A stretch of DNA from Macrotis lagotis isolate mMagLag1 chromosome X, bilby.v1.9.chrom.fasta, whole genome shotgun sequence:
CTGGCACAGCTTTCTGTCACTCTAttctgataatgatgatgatgtttgtcctttgttcttgaagaggaccatgacacaTCAAaaagttgatgccatgacaagcatgtgaattagatttgagtgacgGGGTACCGTttttaagtcaccagtctcactttctcctccagagtcatctgggttcagtggccagagatgaatcaggattggagatggccctggatgtgaggcagccagggttaagtaacttacccagggtcacacagttaggcagtgtcatgtatctgaggtcagatttgaactcctcacaccaaggccagtgctctattcactgcatcccATTCTGGTAACCCTCTTCTGGACGAGCCCTGTTGACCTTTCCAAGCCCCAAGCCTCCAGAGAAGTGTGGCCAGAGTAAGTACAGCCAAGctttctcctctttcaccctgaACACCAGGCTGTTCTAAAGGTTGCCTAAACTTTTCTACTGAGTTTTCTGTCTCATCTTTATGGGTCTTAAGTAGCTTAAATTTGACCTGGATGGTCCCCAAGTTTTCACAAGAATCCATCTTTCCATGTCTTCATCAGCCTGCACTTGGTTCATCTGATTTTTGATCAAAGTGTAAAACTTGACCTCTGTCCCAATTACATTTCCTCTTATTAGCCTGGATTCATTCTTTTGGCCTGGAAAGATCAAAAGGACTGATGTCCTGGGTGGTCTCTGAAAACAGACTGAGGTCACCCATCCTTGGCCACTTGGATAAAGTTCTCTGCTGTTCTGTCCCTTTACAGCAGGAACAAGAGTTCAGCTTTTTTGATGCTAAGTGCTTCCTTTCTCTAGATTTCTTCTcctatttcatctttgtatttcttaATGTACTGTTTTAATCATATCACTCCTgagtttcaaaacaaaacaaaattaaaacaaaactacCTGAGGAGTTCTGAACTGGTGTTTATTGGATGAAGCAAGGATTCCTTAACCTAGCATCCAAGACCCTCTAATCATCACCTCCAACCTTATCTCACTTACCTCCCCTTAACAACTACTCTTAAGTTACAGCCAAACTTGATGACtcattgttttctgttttcctcttgCCCTTCCCCACTTCGGCATGTTTGCTCATGTCTATCCCCACCCTCCCTCTCTGCCACCTCAAAGCCCTTTCACTGAAGCCTGGCTCAGGgacctcctcctcctttccagtCTCTCTCCAAGCTCTCTCTTCCAATCTCACCTAATAGTCTGATGTAGGTCCTCCTTTATACAAATACCCCAGATGGGGAGATGTGTCCCTTCATGATGACAAGGTCCTTTGGGGAAGCTTATGATTTCCTTCATCTTGGCAGTCCCAGTGACCTCTGGACATGTGAAGCCCTTAAGAGTTTGCTGAGAAGCTGTGGTAAGGAGGTCAGAGGGCCTGAGCTCAGATCCCGCTTTGTACATCTTGTTTCTTTGCCCTCAGGCACATGTAGTCATgctgctgatctgcattggtgaGGAAATTATACGAAGTTCCAACAACCAGTGAAATTCCAGGTCTCAATCAAATGTTAGTAGACTTGAATTGGGCTTAAGCAGACTACTGTCTCTGGAGGAAGTGGTGAGGGAGAAGAGCCTCAAGAGGCTGACCCAGAGCTGCCCATGTGGTTCCACTGGGCAGAAGTAACAAGCAAGTCTAAGTCTAAGTAACAGAACATCCAGAGGGATATTAATACTGATATATAATCTAGGTCACGAAGTGGATACAAAACTTTGGACTATCAGTGTGATGCCATGGAACCTGGGGTGAAGCTGGCAGAAAAAGCTCCATTCCTGAACGGACTGAGAAACTCAGCCTCTGCCAAGAGCACTAGGCTCCCTGCCTCTTTGCTGCCACATTCCTCAGGTCTTGGATCGATCTGTTGGCAGCAGTGTGGATATAAAAGTGGGAGAGGTGAACCTGGAATGGGAAGACTTCCTTCTCTATGTGTGGTGGTGTATTCTCAGGTCAGGAACATATCTTAAGCAAAAAGTGAACAACCTCACTTCTACACTcccacagaagaaaaagaaagaaagaggtcaGTCATCCCTCTTCCTGAGTAATGCAATAGAGGTTGTGGGAGCAGAGGCTGGTTGCTTACCTGCACGCTGCTGTCCTTTGGGTGGGTCTTCATAGCCTGCAGGGCTGCCAAGGCCCCCCCACCTTCGACGATCACCCGGCTATTGGCTGGCTTGCGCAGGGACAGCATGCACAAAGCTGCACAGCTCTGTTCACAGATCTGCAGGGTTCAGGTAAAGGACAGAGGAATCAGGGTTTCGCTGAGCGACACAAACCATCCCAATGAATACAAAGACAGGCAGGCACACACATGCGCTCATACAAATAGATGTCCTAAGAAATGTGCACTTTTGCTTTTAGCTCTCAAACACCCCAGCGAGGAAGGGTGGACTGGAATTATTCTCTCCATTAATAGGGGAGAGAGGGATTCTGACCTTTGTCTTATGATTTCAAGTTCTGCCTTCTTCCCACTCCCCACaatggaacccaggtcttttctGACAGCTGTTGCTCTTCTGCTCCCCTTCCAGCTCCTAGCTCTTGTATCCTgacatggggggtgggggtggggtttcAGTCTCATGCCTCACAAGATTATCCTAGGCCAGAGAACAAGATTTAACCACTCATTAAGTCAACTAATGGGTCACTTACCCCTAATGTCCCTTTTCTTGGGGACCATCCAGGTCAAATTTAAGCTACTTAAGACCCATAAAGACGAGACAGAAAACTCAGTAGTTGGTACCTGAGGATTGGAGAGATGCCGGGTCATCGCCATCACAATGAAGTCTGTTCCACCTGCATTAACGATGGCATCCTTTACATCATCATTGCCAGCGATGGCTCGGAGGGCACTCAACACCTGCCGTACCAGCTCCTATGTGTGACCATCAAAATGAGCACATCAGAGGGTAGGGAGACCTGGGCTCAGGGTGTCCACCAAAGTACAATAGTTAAATTCAGTTCCAGAACCTATTTTGATGTTTTTGATCTctgaatcctggttctgctcctaaATATTTAAACAATCACCAAATTCCACCCTGCACCAACCtgttcactttatagataaggaaactgaggtccagaatgacaaaataacttgcccaagatcccacagtTAGTAAATAACAGAATTAGGACTAGAATTCAagaacttttcaaaatatttcattactCCACTGTTATGGGCCCCTTTCTCTCTCCATCAAAGCAAACTGCCTTGGTAAAGAAGTTTTTGAGGCTTGCTAAATAAAGCTTTCCCTCCCTCAGTGTACTTCTGGACATAGACAGGATCTCAGTGGCTATCTAGAATAATCTCATTTCGCAGAGGAGGTAACTGGCAGGGCCTGTGACTCCAGCCAGAGTCAAGGCCTTCTCACTATCTGAGTAAAAGCCCTTTGATCTGAGTCTGCATTGGAAACCTTTCCTGAGCAGTCTTTGGGAACTCTGAGACATCTTTCAAGAAAAATCTGGCTTTTGAAGCTCTCTTTAGTTTTATATAGAtaatagttgggggggggggggggaacagggaGAAGACCTGTGATTTCAACAGTGTAAGAACTCTATTGTCCTGGAGCAATGACTCAGGGCCACAAGGCAGCATGTGGCAGAAGCAGGTTTGGAATCTCCATCTGCCTCACTCCAAAACTAACTGCCTACTGATTGCCAGACTAAACCctgaaaataaagagaattgaTTACTGCCATCTGACTTAGAACTCACAAAGTACAAGTGCCTTGTGTTGTTTGCACTGCCGTGGAGCAGTTGGCATCATCTCTCTTTTACAGAGGAGCTTGGCTAGCCAGAAGGTGCGATGTCTTGTCTGGGGTCTCATAGGGAGACTCCCATGAAGGGAACTCTACTGAACTGGAGGGGGCGTCTAGTCTGAGTAGCATGTGAAGGGGCTGAAATGCAAGATTTTCTCAGACCTTGGTCTGCCCTCCCCTGTAAAAAAGGACTTTGCTGCATGCCCAGATGGTACTGCCCAATGttcttgaattgtttttcttatcACAGATCTCCTTCACTTCTTTTCTAAGTCAATGCCAACTTTGAAAGACCTGCTATGAACAGTACTATCCACAATCGGAGGaataaaaccacagaatctgaatgcatactttgttcactttttaaaaacaatctcttatgcttttccttcctaactcattttttccttctttccccttagttttaattcctcttacataaaataattaatatgtgAACATGTtataacaaatatacatgtataatttttaccAGACTTTTTTGCCActatggagagggaagggaaggtggtagaaaaatgtgtagcaaatggaaaaatgtaactggaaaaattaaaataaaatttcaaaagaaaatcagCAAAGAGTGTTAATCTCATAGTTCAGACTCTCAAACCCAGCTTTGCGTCACAGGCCTCAGATTCTGAACCCAACAAGTCCTTTATACATACTTCCCATTTCACTCCACGCCATTCCCATCATCCCCAGGGCTGGGATGATGTTGTGCCTGTTGTCCCACTTCTCATGCCCCTTCTCTGCCAggacattcttttattttttattttttgcaaggcaaatggggttaagtggcttgcccaaggccacacagctaggtcattattaagtgtctgagaccagatttgaactcaggtactcctgacttcagggctggtgctttatccactgcgccacctagccacccctgcaaggACATTCTTAAGTCACCTGAGGCATTTATGACCTATCCATCTAGGGTGACTCAGCCCGCTTTGTATTTCTTGAACTAGGAAGCTGGCTCTCCTGCACTGTGTGATACTGCCTCTCCTTGTTCAAacttccaaggtcatacagataaagTCTATAAGGTCCCTGAGAGACCATCCCCACCCCTGGAAGGGGGTTGCTCACCTGGTGGTCCATGCAGTCAGCCAGAAGGGTCACCATGATGTTGAGGCCCCCTAAGTTGACAATCTCCTGACAAAATTCATTCCGAACGGCCAGGCGTGATAAAGTACCACAAAGCTCCCCAAGAAGAGTTGGATTATCTGGGAATGCTGCCAGAGGAACAAATTCAGtagaagggaggggggagaaaagggatcAATGCTTCTATACTCAGAAAATGAAGACCTTTCAAAATAATCACTATCCAAAGTGAGGGGATGTGGTCTTGGCTTGATTATCGCAAGGGGTAGGTACTCCTCAGGGAAAATGAAAGTGTCTCTTTCCCAGAGTCCCTTCTAATGAAAAATAGTAAAGGGGCTGCCAGATCCACTCAGAACTATCACTGACCTGCTCAGCTCCATGAATGGATTTCTAATCAGTGCCTTTAATTCAAGTATAAAAAAGGGTTCATTCTCCCACTTGGTTAACTAAGAGTTAGCCCCTTTGCACATTTGCACAAAGCAAAGATACAAAAATACCTGCCTAGTGATAATCTTTGAAGTCCATCATCCCCAGAGCAAATTCTTCCAGCAAACTAACTTGACACTGGATCAACCCACAGTTCCATTTGGAGAGAACCAAGCCATTTTTGTTTGATTCCCACCATAGGGAACCACAGAGAGTCACAAAACTCACATGGGGAAAGGAGTAATGAGCCTGTTCCCATGGAGGTATGAGAGAAATGCTGATCTTGGGCCCCAGCTCCCTCTTTTGGCTATGGGACATCTCCTATGTGATGCCATCATTGCTCTGACTCTCCAAAAGCAATGGACCATTTAGGATAAGCACCTTTTATCTGTGGGCTTCAACACTTCCCCCAAATCCAAGGACTTCCACAGTTGACTTTTACAGTAAAGTTGAGACTGGAACCTGATGTTTACTGATTTGCTGCTGCTCATTTATTTccatcatgttcaactctttgtgaccccatttgaaattttcttggcaaagatactggaatggtttgtcattccttctccagatcatttttttttatagaggaagaaactgaggcaaatagaattaaaatgacttgcccaagttcacacagcaagGAAGAGTCTAAGGCTCTTTGAtttcaggtttgaattcaggtcttcctgactctaggcccagtattctattcaatgtgtcacctagctgcccagtttaCTAATGCAAAGAAACAAACTATCTTCCTACCTTTGGCTGCTTCTATGAGAATCTTTAAGCCCTTATTCTCTTGCACAATCATCTTGGCATGGTCATGTGCATGGCCAAAGGGCACTCGGATGTCATCATCAAATGTCATGATTCTCAGAGCAGAGCAGGCCTCCTTGACCACATTGGCTCTGCAGCTGTGCTTCTCAATAGCCCCAGTTAGCAAAGGTAGGATTCCTGCTCTCACCAAGTTCTGCCGGTTCTGCTCGTGCTTGAGACAGACATGTCGAATGCAGCGGAGCCCAGCACATGTCACTTCGGCTACCCCCAAATGCTTCTTCAATGTGGCCACAAGCAGCTGTAGTCCATTgggatccagcaggtctggctgaCCCTCAGTCAGGGCAGCCAGGGCATTCAGGGCCTTTACCAAAAAGCCCTCATCTTCTGTCATGGCTTTTTGGCAGGCTGAGAGCACAACAGGGTAGGCACCCTTCTGGGCAGCCAAGTGGCGGCTGGCGACCTGTCCCCGGCACTGCTCACTGAAGCTCACGAGGTGTTTCGCCACTTCTTGGGGGGCTGCAGAGGCAACAGACTTCTGTAGAACATCTAGCGTCTATGAAGCATGAGGAAGAACAAGTGGACACAATGTTACTGTCCCTCTCCACTCAGGCCCCCAGATCCCTCCAGTCACTGGTGTTTATGCCCTCCTGGAATTACTCTACTATTTTTGTAAACACTGTGTTTGCTTACTTGCATGTGTTCATTTCCCAACTCCCCACCCCCAATAGAATCAAAATTCCTTTAAGCAAAGAACAGTTTTGTCTTTTGTCCCCAGCACCTATTCCAATGACTGGTAaataaaaggcatttaataaagatttttcttAGAGCCAAAGACTAGAGAGGCCTAGAGTCACTTTCATTCTTTCACATTTGATTTGCTACTTTATAAGTAAAGGAAATTTTGCCCAATTCATTCATCCAAGAGGTAATACGCTCAGGGATGAGACACAGAAATTCCTCAGGTAGGTCCAAGGGTCAGTCATGTGTCTTGATAAATCCAATATATATTGAGAGATGCAATGTGCTATTAGACCAGAAGTGACCTTAGCTTCTCATACTCAGCAACTTCATGGGAAAAAATGAGGCCTCAGAATCAAGAAGTCTTTCTGCTCAAACTGGTTCGGCcctgaagggaaaggggaaagaggagggggggttggatataaggaggtaaacacactgaaggtggaggtattcagaaacaaaatactggggaatatggataaagtgaaaaaaaaggggaaaaatacaaacagaaggaagatctttgaatgtgaatgggatgaactctcccataaaacagaagcaaaaaagcagagtggattgaaaaccagaatcctacaatatgctgcttacaggaaactcatttgaagaagaaagatacatataaaggtaaaaagttagagcaaaatatattttgcttcagctgaagtgaaaaaagcaggggtagcaatatttatctcagaaaaagcagttgcaaaaatagatctcattaaagagataaggaaggaaactatacctcctaaaaggtaccatagacaatgaagcaatttcaatattaaatatatatgtaccaagttgtatagcattcaaattcttagagaagttgaatgagttacaggaaaacaaAGACTGCAAAAtactactggtgggagacctcaacctcctgctctaagatttagataaatctaatcctaaaataaacaagaaggaagttaagaaggtaaatagaaaacctagacatgatagacctttggaggaaattgaatggggatagaaagtcaaggcagttgtcagggggttataatatatctttaaatacatgaatacattagagaaagaggaaatcaatgaactaaacatgcaactaaaaaaatcaagaaaacaaacaaattaaaaacccacaatgaaataccaaattagaaattctaaaaattaaaggagaaattaataaaatcgaaagcaagaaaactattaaataaataaaaccaagaattgcttttatgaaaaaaataaaattaataaacctctggttaatttgatttaaaaaaaagaaagaagaaaaccaaattactagtatcacaattggaaaaggtgaactcatcaccaatgaggaggaatttaaagtgataatttggaattattttgcccaactgtatgccaataaatttgataatcaaatTGAAATGGATTATCTACAAAAACATAAggtgcccaggttaaatgaagaggaaattaaatacctaaataaccctaattcagaaaaaaaaaattcaatttgtcattattgaactccctaaggaaaaaaaatctccaaggccagatggattcacaagtgaattctatcaaacatttaaggaacaattggttccaattctatataaactctttggaaaaataggtgaagaaggaactctgcctaactctttctatggcacATAtatagtactgatacctaaaccaggaagagttaaaacagagaaagaaaattatagacctagctccctaatgaatatagatgcaaattttttttatttaatttttatttttaatttttttttacaatttttcccctaatcttgcttccctccccccaccccccacagaagacaatctactagtctttatattgtttccatggtatacattgatctaagttgaatgtgacaagagagagatcatatccctaaggaagaaaaatattgtgcatgattgttgcactaatggaacggacaagtccatcaaggttggtcatcacccccatgttgctgccaagtgcacaatgttcctctggttctgctcatctcgttcagtaTCATTCCAtgcaaatctctctctctctctccttctctctctctctctctctctctctctctctctctctctcgcaaggcaatggggttaagtggcttgtccaaggccacacaggtaggtaattattaagtgtctgaggtcggatttgagctcaggtcctcttgactccagggccagtgctctatccaatgcaccacctagccaaccccatgcaaatctctccaggcttccctgaattcccatccttcctggcttctaatagaacactagtgttcctagatgcaaaaattttaaataaaatcttagcaaagtgattacagcaagttatcactaggataacacactatgaccaaacaggatttatgccaggaatgcagggttggttcaatcttaggaaaactgttagtataattaactatatcaaaatcaaacctatcataaattatatgattatctcaatagatgctgaaaaagcttttgacaaaatacagcacccattcctttCAAAAACACAAGAGAACGTAgcaataaatggattgttccttagaatgatgagcagtatctatctaaaaccatcaataagcattatatgccacctagaagcattcccaataagatcaggggtgaaacaaggatgcctgttatcaccactactattcaatattgtgttagaaatgttaacttcagcaataagagaagaaaaaggagggatcagaattgagaaggaagaaacaaaactctcacttttttcagatgacatgatggtatgcctagagaatcctaaaaaatcatccaaaaaactactagacaCAATTAgcaaactttagcaaagttgcaggatataaagtaaaccctcataaatcttcagcatttctatatattactagcaagatacagcagagcaagaggtagaagagaaatctcatttaaagtaacttcagacaaaaaTCAACTGCACATGGATAggcagagttaatataataaaaatgacaattcttcctaaattaaactacttatatagTACCCtaccatccctcctgctttctaatagaacaatagtattccatgacatacatataccacagtttgctaagtcattccccaattgaatttCCCATTCAGAACTAGGCttagaaaaatgaacagaaaaaaaattctgacataGAAAGTTCctgtggtgacaaggaagatcaaaacatacccTGAAGACAATAGCAAAATCAAAATTCCtaaatccaaagcctccaagaaaaatataaattagtctCAGGCTGTGGAAGAGCacaaaatgcaatttaaaaatcaagtaaaacagataaaggaaaaaattgggaagagaaatgagagtgatatgggaaaatcatgaaaaataagtcaaGAGTCTAGTAAAAGAGATGCTGAGaaataaatactaaagaaaataacactttaataAAACAGACTTGGCCAAATGGTAAACAAGGTACAAAAAactcaatgaggagaagaatgacttgaAAAGCAGAGTTGGGAagagattctgggaagatggtggaggaggtcagaaaattccaagctctccaGATTTCCGAACAAGTCAAAAAAACACCTTGGGATGTTCCTTCTGGATAACCAGAAAAGATCCAAAGAAAAATCCTAGGATCAAGATTCCATGGGCTGAGTGAAGTACAAAGACTTGATCAAGACTACTTCTGAAATAGCAAGAAGTGAGGCCTAGGGACAGCTGGTTGAGAGGTAGTCCCTGACTCAGCCACAGGAATTTTCACTTCTTGGATCAAGTCAGGTATCTgaatggggaaagagagagactcTGCTGAAAAAGGATGCCAGGTCTAGCAGTGCAAGTGAGATGCTGTCTTGGGCAAGTAAGGCAGAATCAGTGGCATAGGGAAAAGGTTGGCTATTAACACGTACAGAACTGAGTTGTTGGTCTTGGTTCCAGGTCAGAGGGGAGAAGTGAAGATTATAGCCACTGGAGGGTTCTCAGGGAGTAAGATCATTTCTAGCACAGTATGCTGAAGGGTTCCAATTGTGGCTTGTCGAGGGAAAGAAGTGTATAGATTGGGTCTAGGACAAAGCTCCTGGGATCAGAgacaacccccccacacacacacatactgcaGAACTAGAAGGGAATATAAGAAAAagctgctaatttttttttttttaaatgagcaggcaaaggaaaaagaaccagACAGTTACTATGGGAAAAGAATAGACCAGGgttcattttcagagaaagatGCTAAAGCAAAACAAGCCTTTCCTACCCCAAAGAGTAATATGAAAAGGCTgctcaaaaaaagaattcataggggaattcaaaagactttaaaaatcaaat
This window harbors:
- the ARMC6 gene encoding armadillo repeat-containing protein 6, with the protein product MAKQISQETFDAVVQENITEFDMDPEEAVKEAIQQFESQGVDLTNIVKTRLKASASGDEGPKHEVLQTLDVLQKSVASAAPQEVAKHLVSFSEQCRGQVASRHLAAQKGAYPVVLSACQKAMTEDEGFLVKALNALAALTEGQPDLLDPNGLQLLVATLKKHLGVAEVTCAGLRCIRHVCLKHEQNRQNLVRAGILPLLTGAIEKHSCRANVVKEACSALRIMTFDDDIRVPFGHAHDHAKMIVQENKGLKILIEAAKAFPDNPTLLGELCGTLSRLAVRNEFCQEIVNLGGLNIMVTLLADCMDHQELVRQVLSALRAIAGNDDVKDAIVNAGGTDFIVMAMTRHLSNPQICEQSCAALCMLSLRKPANSRVIVEGGGALAALQAMKTHPKDSSVQKQACLLIRNLVARTQAFSQPILDMGAERLIMEARATHRECDDVAKAALRDLGCKVELRELWTGEKGDLAL